The following proteins come from a genomic window of Phaeodactylum tricornutum CCAP 1055/1 chromosome 19, whole genome shotgun sequence:
- a CDS encoding predicted protein: MQSLVDNLCRCWDTAGTKAAVSPPATPTVWSECIAASDVPEVGDLSLPISPTRQSTFSSNATPDMKRRTRSLALRDKQWDALFEGQQPQRSPTTPSRPTLINIEPRRYRSESAVTKEPVRSEKALATPAQRHPGAKRKRPADIFRTKPRTPSRSGSVGANATNSFSRFLSRNPALASTLCFASPVHSNAEPEVVPLDEVTSVVSDSHTLHTQDDTIASTVYYEEVKLAGMQQHSPLMPLFPETSIRDGDIIRLSDPDERRRTRTSPVVPSAHVLAWKEPTLADSRQPHGGPDASLPPMTKSSSDSTRQSDA, translated from the coding sequence ATGCAGTCACTCGTAGATAATCTTTGTCGATGTTGGGACACCGCCGGTACCAAGGCAGCAGTGTCCCCACCGGCAACTCCCACCGTCTGGTCCGAGTGCATAGCGGCATCTGACGTTCCCGAAGTGGGGGATTTATCCCTACCGATATCGCCCACGCGACAGTccaccttttcttccaacgcAACCCCGGATATGAAACGACGGACCCGAAGTCTCGCACTAAGAGACAAACAGTGGGATGCCTTGTTTGAAGGCCAACAACCGCAACGCTCCCCAACAACCCCGTCGCGACCCACCTTGATCAATATCGAGCCCCGGAGATATCGTTCGGAATCGGCGGTGACGAAAGAACCAGTCCGTTCGGAAAAGGCTTTGGCTACACCGGCGCAAAGACACCCCGGGGCCAAACGAAAACGTCCCGCCGACATTTTTCGGACCAAGCCACGGACACCCTCGCGCTCGGGATCCGTCGGTGCCAACGCTACCAACTCCTTTTCACGATTTCTGTCCCGGAATCCCGCCCTCGCCAGCACCTTGTGTTTCGCTTCGCCGGTACACAGCAACGCCGAACCCGAGGTCGTGCCGCTCGACGAAGTTACCAGTGTCGTGTCGGATTCCCACACCCTCCATACCCAAGACGATACCATTGCCTCGACGGTCTACTACGAAGAAGTCAAACTGGCGGGAATGCAACAGCACTCGCCGCTCATGCCGTTGTTTCCCGAAACGAGCATCCGGGACGGTGACATCATCAGACTCAGCGACCCCGACGAACGGCGACGTACACGCACCTCGCCAGTGGTACCTTCGGCACACGTCCTAGCTTGGAAAGAGCCCACATTAGCGGATTCCCGGCAGCCGCATGGCGGACCGGATGCTTCCCTTCCACCCATGACCAAAAGTAGTAGCGACAGTACCCGCCAATCGGATGCTTAA
- a CDS encoding predicted protein — protein sequence MSNSTLHEISPNAEIVSRQQALQVNVAAAVGLSNVLKSNLGPTGTLKLLVGGTIEQLKLTKDGLTLLKEMQIQHPTAALIARTATAQDDVTGDGTTSVVLLTGELLRQAELLVREGLHPRVLTDGLDTARDACLEVLKAFAVAHPDLIHNRDLLQQIARTSLATKLDGPLVDQMSSAVVSAIQTIYEPDTPLDLHRVEILTLARHRAVDSKFVAGLVLDHGARHPDMPTQLLNVKVMTCNISLEYEQTETQAGFVYSTAEEREKLVESERVWLDERCRRIVEFKRQACADGETFCIINQKGVDPLSLDMFAKEGILCLRRAKRRNMERLTLATGGSIILSLEDLETSMLGYAGSVKQVTYGEDKYTFVEDCPNSQSGTLLLQGPNKLTTEQIKDAAKDGLRAVKNAVEDGALVPGGGAFEIAASEHLLHKVVPTLKGKTKLGVQAYAQALLVIPKTLAANSGFDVQDVLLKLQDERNSTNMAIGLDVKTGEPMLSAEQGVWDNVRVKRQGLHLATVLANQLLLVDEVMRAGKQMGRNAQPNPEMMG from the exons ATGAGCAATTCAACGCTGCACGAAATTTCTCCCAACGCCGAGATTGTCTCGCGTCAACAGGCACTCCAGGTCAACGTCGCCGCTGCTGTCGGACTCTCCAACGTACTCAAGTCCAACTTGGGACCCACGGGAACTTTGAAACTGCTCGTCGGGGGGACGATTGAGCAACTCAAGTTGACCAAAGATGGACTCACCTTGCTGAAAGAAATGCAGATACAGCATCCCACCGCAGCGCTCATTGCCCGTACCGCTACGGCACAGGACGACGTCACCGGTGACGGAACCACGTCGGTCGTCTTGTTGACGGGAGAATTGCTCCGACAAGCCGAACTCCTCGTACGGGAAGGATTGCACCCACGGGTACTCACCGATGGACTCGATACGGCACGGGATGCCTGTTTGGAAGTCCTGAAAGCATTTGCCGTAGCTCATCCGGATCTAATCCATAATCGGGATCTATTGCAGCAAATTGCCCGGACCTCTCTGGCGACCAAACTCGACGGTCCTCTTGTGGATCAG ATGTCTTCGGCGGTCGTCTCGGCCATTCAAACGATATACGAACCAGACACGCCGCTCGACTTGCACCGCGTGGAAATACTCACTTTGGCTCGCCACCGGGCCGTCGATTCCAAATTCGTTGCCGGTTTAGTGCTCGATCACGGTGCCCGCCACCCCGACATGCCCACACAACTCCTCAACGTCAAGGTCATGACCTGCAACATCTCGCTCGAATACGAACAAACCGAAACGCAGGCCGGTTTCGTCTACTCCACTGCCGAAGAACGCGAAAAGCTCGTCGAAAGTGAACGTGTTTGGTTGGACGAGCGTTGTCGGCGCATTGTGGAATTCAAGCGCCAAGCCTGTGCAGACGGCGAGACCTTTTGCATCATCAATCAAAAAGGTGTGGATCCGTTGAGCTTGGACATGTTCGCCAAGGAAGGTATCCTTTGCCTGCGTCGGGCCAAACGTCGCAATATGGAACGTCTCACGCTCGCAACCGGCGGTAGTATCATTCTCAGTCtcgaagatttggaaaccaGCATGCTGGGCTACGCCGGTAGCGTCAAGCAAGTCACCTACGGCGAAGACAAGTACACGTTCGTGGAAGACTGCCCCAATTCACAGTCCGGGACTCTACTTTTACAGGGACCAAATAAGTTGACGACCGAACAAATCAAAGACGCCGCCAAAGACGGCTTACGGGCCGTCAAAAATGCCGTAGAAGACGGCGCCCTCGTGCCCGGAGGCGGCGCCTTTGAAATTGCCGCTTCGGAACATTTACTGCACAAAGTCGTGCCCACGCTCAAAGGCAAAACGAAACTGGGCGTACAAGCGTACGCACAGGCGCTTTTGGTCATTCCCAAAACGCTCGCCGCTAATTCGGGTTTTGACGTCCAGGACGTCCTGCTGAAACTTCAGGATGAACGCAACTCAACCAACATGGCGATTGGTTTGGATGTCAAAACGGGGGAACCCATGTTGAGCGCGGAACAGGGTGTATGGGACAATGTCCGGGTCAAACGTCAAGGCTTGCATCTGGCCACGGTCTTGGCCAACCAGCTACTGCTCGTGGACGAAGTCATGCGGGCTGGCAAACAAATGGGGAGAAATGCCCAACCAAATCCGGAAATGATGGGATAG
- a CDS encoding predicted protein produces the protein MGTLSCRERMISTATLWVASLLVLFPMRRRLVGGFMAEYRTPRFTKARTRLRWNRNTLGSVNTRIPTASSGTARQIVRLFAQSQQTDKIHIHDEDEQQQKCSLPTVASILTTSYLDLVSVEVPEPEESVIHLLSTALDLPWETGYRDLRKILMRPQSQSIPSSNNLLANQVLTAVQFKTYQALLVRRKTMEPIQYLTGQWDFLDYVLTVRHPLLCPRPETEELVELVREDLATLAAKNNSDRCRLRILDVGCGTGCIGVSLAAKLPNSFVEAIDVEHVAVATATENAERVLGAQYQARFNAQLCEAEVFDVATVQDRFDAVVSNPPYIPRADMGTLETTVVDFESETALCGGEDGLDVVRSIVKKLPFWCVENAVCWMEVDPTHPALLRKWLESDCSLGVVFVHTYRDLYGNDRFVKLRVTRTK, from the coding sequence ATGGGCACTTTATCTTGTCGAGAACGCATGATAAGTACCGCTACACTCTGGGTCGCTTCCTTACTGGTCCTGTTCCCCATGAGACGGCGACTGGTGGGAGGGTTCATGGCCGAGTACAGGACGCCCCGATTCACAAAAGCACGAACAAGGCTGCGATGGAACCGAAACACGTTGGGATCCGTAAATACTAGGATCCCCACTGCCTCGAGCGGGACGGCACGCCAAATCGTACGCTTGTTCGCACAGTCTCAGCAGACAGACAAAATACACATTCACGATGAAGACGAGCAACAACAGAAATGTTCCTTACCGACCGTGGCTTCCATTTTAACAACCTCCTATCTTGATTTAGTTAGTGTAGAAGTACCCGAGCCCGAAGAGTCTGTCATACATCTCTTGTCCACGGCCCTGGATCTGCCATGGGAAACCGGGTATCGAGACTTGCGCAAGATTTTAATGCGGCCTCAGTCCCAAAGTATCCCGTCTTCGAACAATTTGTTGGCCAATCAAGTACTAACCGCCGTGCAATTCAAAACCTATCAGGCCTTGCTCGTCCGCCGGAAAACGATGGAACCCATTCAATATTTAACTGGCCAGTGGGATTTTCTGGATTACGTCTTGACTGTCCGACATCCATTGCTCTGTCCCCGCCCCGAGACGGAAGAACTGGTGGAGCTTGTGCGGGAAGATCTTGCTACGCTAGCTGCCAAAAACAACAGTGACCGTTGCCGTCTACGGATACTGGACGTGGGCTGTGGGACTGGATGCATTGGAGTTTCTTTGGCTGCTAAACTTCCGAATAGCTTCGTCGAGGCAATCGATGTCGAACACGTGGCTGTCGCAACCGCTACGGAAAACGCCGAGCGAGTACTCGGCGCACAATATCAAGCTCGCTTTAACGCGCAACTTTGCGAGGCCGAAGTGTTCGACGTGGCTACGGTCCAAGATCGTTTCGATGCGGTCGTTAGCAACCCGCCCTATATACCCCGCGCTGACATGGGAACGTTGGAAACTACGGTTGTTGACTTTGAAAGCGAGACCGCCCTCTGCGGAGGAGAGGATGGACTGGATGTTGTACGTAGTATTGTGAAGAAGCTACCGTTCTGGTGTGTCGAAAATGCCGTTTGCTGGATGGAGGTTGATCCGACCCATCCAGCTTTACTTCGAAAATGGCTGGAAAGCGATTGCTCACTGGGCGTCGTCTTTGTACACACGTACCGGGACCTCTACGGCAACGATCGCTTCGTGAAACTAAGGGTAACTCGAACGAAGTAA
- a CDS encoding predicted protein, translating to MRVAHFPFADGLLLVLGVLWCTDGALAFTAAPLHTQSHLDSKNGVFGNGKLTDNRFFGKADTVRPISTPRGSAVGNLKASPLVALLSSPLGSVGVLASIVLVHEMGHYLAARSFGISVEEFSIGFGPKLLGFRAFGDEFNLRALPLGGYVRFPENYNATRVREMEEAAYLAAKENGALEKPDAASEILNMVTFGAVEARQQREKEQQLLQQVEEFNNLPFWKKMVKTPPQKSLDRGNVEIEYYDDPKLLQNRPWQERAVVLSGGVVFNLLLSFSIYFGQISVGPGLPQPVFDRGIVINAAPTSNAAASGLLRKGDIVYEINGSPVSVSSSPSPYEAQKSINEFIAKIRTAPEGQPIKLVVRHPNEKELVNVDVVPKKLDAAGPQTIGVLLAPNYIKSEVLRTDNVGEAASLAYKYAYSLTSQTAAGLGSLFGDLFSGKAGSSSNQVSGPIGLIRTGSEVVATQDLTTVLLFAAAISINLGVVNALPLPALDGGQLLFVIAEALTGRKVNQRLQEGITGAAVLLLLLLSVGAAVGDVSSILGR from the exons ATGAGAGTAGCTCATTTTCCTTTCGCGGATGGTCTTTTGTTGGTACTTGGCGTGCTGTGGTGTACCGATGGCGCCTTGGCGTTCACCGCGGCTCCATTGCACACTCAGTCGCACTTGGATTCAAAGAATGGCGTCTTCGGGAACGGAAAACTGACTGACAATCGCTTTTTCGGCAAGGCCGATACAGTTAGGCCCATTAGCACTCCGCGCGGTTCGGCTGTGGGAAACTTGAAGGCTTCCCCGTTGGTCGCACTGCTCTCGTCACCACTAGGTTCCGTTGGAGTGCTCGCCAGTATCGTCTTGGTGCACGAAATGGGACATTATCTGGCGGCTCGAAGTTTTGGTATTTCCGTGGAAGAATTTAGCATCGGATTTGGCCCCAAGCTGTTGGGCTTTCGAGCCTTTGGGGACGAATTCAATTTACGAGCGTTACCCCTGGGAGGCTACGTCCGATTTCCCGAAAATTACAACGCGACACGAGTCcgcgaaatggaagaagcggcATACTTAGCCGCAAAGGAGAATGGTGCGTTGGAAAAACCCGACGCTGCATCGGAAATACTGAACATGGTAACCTTTGGAGCCGTCGAAGCTCGGCAGCAAAGGGAAAAGGAGCAACAACTATTACAACAAGTGGAAGAATTTAACAACTtgccgttttggaaaaaaaTGGTCAAGACACCTCCGCAAAAGTCGCTTGATCGCGGAAACGTTGAGATTGAGTATTATGATGATCCTAAGCTTTTACAGAATCGGCCGTGGCAAGAACGAGCTGTAGTCCTTAGCGGAGGAGTG GTATTTAATTTGCTCTTGAGTTTCTCGATCTACTTCGGCCAAATCAGCGTCGGGCCGGGACTTCCCCAACCTGTCTTTGATCGTGGAATCGTCATCAACGCGGCACCAACTTCCAACGCAGCGGCGAGCGGTTTGCTTCGAAAAGGCGATATCGTGTACGAGATCAACGGCTCGCCAGTTTCTGTTTCGTCATCGCCGTCACCGTATGAGGCACAGAAATCTATCAACGAATTTATTGCCAAAATTCGAACGGCACCTGAAGGACAGCCAATAAAACTCGTTGTGAGGCATCCGAACGAAAAAGAACTGGTTAATGTTGACGTCGTTCCCAAAAAGTTGGACGCTGCTGGACCTCAAACCATTGGAGTTTTGCTCGCACCAAACTACATCAAATCAGAAGTGTTACGTACCGACAACGTCGGGGAAGCTGCTTCGTTAGCATACAAGTACGCTTATTCATTGACGAGCCAAACGGCTGCGGGTCTGGGGTCCTTATTTGGGGATTTGTTTTCCGGAAAAGCGGGCTCCTCCAGCAACCAAGTCTCGGGCCCTATTGGCTTGATACGTACAGGTTCCGAAGTCGTCGCGACTCAAGATCTGACTACCGTCTTATTGTTTGCCGCGGCCATCAGCATCAATTTGGGTGTTGTAAATGCCCTCCCTTTGCCTGCGCTGGATGGCGGACAGCTTCTCTTCGTCATTGCTGAAGCACTTACCGGACGTAAAGTCAATCAACGATTACAGGAAGGAATTACTGGAGCGGCAGTTTTGCTGCTACTGCTTCTGAGCGTGGGTGCGGCCGTCGGCGATGTTTCCTCTATTCTTGGACGGTAG
- a CDS encoding predicted protein: protein MSTSSAQLITTPAVHLLPPPTDPEIIHTLRMLASPGSDNNNDDDDETSLASPTVEEWAPSSVVRIVAQETDTRVRHRKGAVTRATARSSLVTVTPTERSDTNLPTTPARVDPTKEASERAWASTEPQRMTTVPDDDSTLERSQGPRVRQAPTLTTTVTRASVSQRTKQDGRRSSTNGSFRPKVSVSRRRYSLPHKNRAPVDRRSSLDHNHRLDRTNSPLRPQNIFQTTGVSRRPNDYDRLLQMEISLRDAVPVRHQAPFQKGWSVEHGVRSPTVHRSTREQHHHKSWREDSPRNAQPKLVGGDTGTPVVPRGENAETFLSIPILAQSNDRPSNTHLPSPILGDIPQLVHQPSKTDGSHRNLPPSESSLGTVLRAKDTGSPTEEDVSTATTDVTLSTTSSSRAKESAPVETEPAPLAARAHSLLSQIKQRTVANKHRVSHIREHRRRTEVFEAELNRNKTKNGIESGDDAKPITAVVYAQRLFQTEGRLYRSQSEGLILKEAVLNLSSLLREKDDRLSRLEFHRAVRDEQIKASGMVHAAVCITELEQKLAECNLKISTLTATIDQQTAQNELYEARSKMAQHLNVDPECLSSIQKFLTKQDSDKSNDTLDETLSHASTPPPVARGASAAAESSTGSVTSSELTISPLRSDNV from the coding sequence ATGTCTACGTCGTCCGCACAGCTCATCACCACTCCCGCGGTGCACCTCCTTCCCCCACCAACGGATCCAGAGATTATTCACACCCTTAGAATGTTGGCTTCTCCCGGtagcgacaacaacaacgatgacgacgacgaaaccagTCTCGCTAGTCCGACTGTGGAAGAATGGGCACCGTCGTCCGTGGTCCGTATCGTTGCTCAGGAAACAGACACGCGGGTCCGTCACCGCAAAGGCGCCGTTACTCGTGCGACGGCACGATCGTCTTTGGTCACCGTGACGCCGACGGAACGATCTGACACGAACCTTCCCACAACACCCGCACGGGTCGACCCAACGAAGGAAGCCTCCGAACGTGCTTGGGCTTCTACGGAGCCGCAGCGGATGACTACTGTACCGGACGACGACTCGACCTTGGAACGTTCCCAGGGACCACGGGTTCGACAAGCCCCAACAttaacaacaacagtaacaagAGCCTCCGTGTCCCAGCGTACGAAACAAGACGGTCGACGTTCATCGACCAACGGAAGCTTCCGACCCAAGGTGTCCGTGAGCCGACGGCGGTACAGTCTACCACATAAGAATCGGGCTCCGGTGGATCGCCGCTCGAGTTTGGATCACAACCATCGACTCGACCGAACGAACTCACCGCTGCGACCGCAGAATATCTTCCAAACCACGGGAGTATCCCGACGCCCGAACGATTACGATCGATTACTGCAGATGGAAATCAGTCTCCGAGACGCGGTGCCGGTCCGCCATCAGGCTCCGTTCCAGAAAGGCTGGAGTGTGGAGCACGGCGTTCGTTCTCCTACCGTACATCGCTCGACGAGAGAACAACACCATCATAAGTCGTGGAGAGAGGACTCTCCCCGGAACGCGCAACCGAAACTAGTAGGGGGAGACACGGGCACGCCAGTGGTGCCTCGTGGCGAGAACGCCGAGACTTTTTTGTCCATTCCTATTCTTGCGCAATCCAACGACCGCCCATCGAATACTCATTTGCCGAGTCCTATCCTGGGGGATATCCCACAACTCGTACACCAACCGTCTAAAACTGACGGTAGCCACCGGAATTTACCACCGTCGGAGTCTTCCTTGGGAACGGTGCTCCGTGCCAAAGACACCGGCAGTCCTACCGAGGAGGATGTCAGTACCGCCACGACCGACGTCACGCTATccacaacgtcgtcgtcccgtGCGAAAGAGTCCGCACCCGTCGAGACGGAGCCCGCCCCGCTCGCGGCTCGAGCCCATTCGTTACTGAGTCAAATCAAACAGCGCACCGTCGCAAACAAACACCGTGTATCGCATATTCGAGAACATCGACGACGCACCGAGGTGTTTGAAGCGGAACTCAACCGGAATAAAACAAAGAATGGTATTGAGTctggcgacgacgccaaaCCAATTACTGCTGTGGTCTACGCTCAGCGTCTGTTTCAGACCGAAGGGCGTCTGTACCGATCCCAATCGGAGGGTCTCATTCTGAAGGAAGCCGTACTGAATCTATCGTCCTTGTTGCGAGAAAAAGACGATAGGCTTTCACGGTTGGAATTCCATCGCGCCGTACGAGACGAGCAAATCAAAGCCAGTGGCATGGTCCACGCCGCCGTCTGTATTACTgaattggaacaaaaactGGCCGAATGCAACCTCAAAATATCGACATTGACGGCAACAATCGACCAGCAGACGGCACAAAACGAATTGTACGAAGCACGGTCAAAAATGGCGCAACACTTGAACGTGGATCCAGAATGCCTTTCGTCTATCCAGAAATTCTTGACCAAGCAAGATTCCGATAAGTCGAATGACACACTCGACGAAACGCTTTCACACGCGTCAACACCACCACCTGTGGCTCGTGGTGCGTCGGCGGCCGCCGAGTCCAGTACCGGTAGCGTCACGAGCAGTGAGCTGACGATATCGCCCTTGCGTTCGGATAACGTTTGA
- a CDS encoding predicted protein, with protein MLRMTSRRPLSPKVLRNNKSQQSTGTVSVEDEDEDNRSVDPVDGEPPVWIPPATVATTDSTPSRPSPTFPPSADSPDTCLLEQAIVSMSSALTELHTELRDKTCRVEVLQDTIVALSKALEATERDVQEKALDNERLSLQLSALTFGIPRGVQGQGHSSRDHGNSRYDTETDDEELTHTEQHHALKRRKGKKKKQLEHAKQITDMKKHKAKKKAGLVTMNGMEYDLTAKVARAVEETVLPQQKEQPPQEQDKASDTQVTPEEAVWPQPGQSQTLLSQARSEPETRSSTIADSHNSDTNRMIEESSTDESDAAVDSDEEDTDSDSDGHDPDELATRPTTLTATADGVGLGKDGYSIPTDGSASSTGPGQAAFYRVMMERDVAQKRAHNYHAEVRSQRAKIRELTARLHKSVALVEVSYNGTGDEDGTTKTGKTKKKKANKQKVSPDPQQQQQVKKRPLRWLSKGSNGNEELVHDAGTTLPPNSPPTVSRMFKSTSKTSDIQDLEQYAFSLADHADQAAGVLSTKSRTRTPTSVTTASLLEL; from the coding sequence ATGTTGCGTATGACTTCCCGACGACCCTTGTCTCCAAAGGTCCTCCGGAACAACAAATCCCAACAGTCCACCGGCACCGTTTCGGtggaagatgaagacgaagacaatCGTTCGGTGGATCCAGTCGACGGTGAGCCGCCGGTGTGGATTCCACCCGCTACCGTAGCCACGACTGACTCCACACCCTCGCGACCGTCACCAACCTTTCCTCCCTCCGCCGACTCGCCGGATACGTGTTTACTGGAACAAGCGATTGTCAGTATGAGTTCCGCCCTCACCGAATTGCATACGGAATTGCGGGACAAAACGTGCCGGGTCGAGGTTTTACAGGACACGATTGTGGCCTTGTCCAAGGCTCTGGAAGCCACGGAACGAGACGTGCAGGAAAAGGCGCTGGACAATGAACGACTGTCGTTGCAACTATCCGCCCTCACGTTTGGAATTCCGCGGGGAGTGCAAGGCCAAGGCCATTCCAGTCGAGATCACGGAAATTCTCGGTACGACACGGagacggacgacgaagagctCACCCACACGGAACAACACCACGCCTTGAAACGCAGGAagggcaagaaaaagaaacagctCGAACACGCGAAACAAATTACTGATATGAAGAAGCACAaggccaagaaaaaggccggACTGGTAACTATGAATGGTATGGAGTATGATCTAACTGCGAAGGTAGCAAGGGCAGTTGAAGAAACAGTATTGCCacaacaaaaagaacaacCACCACAAGAACAAGACAAAGCCTCGGACACACAAGTAACACCAGAGGAAGCAGTATGGCCACAACCAGGACAGTCACAAACACTATTATCACAAGCACGGTCAGAACCAGAAACCAGAAGTAGCACCATTGCAGATTCCCACAACTCCGACACCAACCGTATGATCGAGGAATCCAGCACGGACGAGTCTGACGCCGCCGTCGATAGTGACGAGGAGGATACGGATTCCGATTCGGACGGCCACGACCCCGACGAACTGGCGACTCGGCCAACGACTTTGACAGCCACGGCGGACGGGGTCGGATTGGGCAAGGATGGCTATTCCATACCGACCGACGGTTCGGCTTCCAGTACGGGTCCCGGACAAGCCGCGTTCTACCGTGTCATGATGGAACGGGATGTGGCGCAGAAACGGGCGCACAATTACCACGCCGAAGTCCGGTCACAACGAGCGAAAATTCGAGAACTGACGGCTCGATTGCACAAGAGCGTGGCTCTCGTGGAAGTTTCGTACAACGGTACTGGCGACGAGGACGGGACTACCAAAACTGGcaagacgaaaaagaaaaaggcgaacAAGCAGAAGGTATCTCCAGAcccgcagcagcagcaacaagttAAGAAAAGGCCGTTGCGGTGGCTGTCCAAAGGCTCCAATGGGAACGAGGAACTGGTACATGATGCGGGGACTACGTTACCACCGAACTCGCCCCCGACCGTATCGCGAATGTTCAAGTCGACTTCGAAAACGTCCGACATTCAAGACTTGGAGCAGTATGCATTTTCGTTGGCGGATCACGCGGATCAAGCGGCGGGAGTCCTATCGACCAAGTCGAGAACGAGAACGCCGACCTCGGTAACCACCGCGAGCCTCTTGGAGTTGTAG